A genomic stretch from Pirellulaceae bacterium includes:
- a CDS encoding beta-ketoacyl-[acyl-carrier-protein] synthase family protein, with amino-acid sequence MIASTSTVDLPEDQRIVITGIGLTSPNGNDLKTFRENLLEGRSGVSPYEIRYVGKTLAGVCDFDTRRYQSRKDSRRGTRAGSVGIYSTREAIADSGLDWENVDKAGVGIYVGVTEHGSVETENEIFELKGYDYDTAFWSHHHNPRTVANNPAGEVALNTGVNGPHYTIGAACAAGNAGLIQGAQMLRLGECDVALAGGVSESIHTFGIFASFKSQGALAEHDDPTKASRPFDTNRTGIVVAEGGCMYVLERLSDAKRRRAKIYGELAGYAINTDATDFVLPNSDRQAECVELALKRAGLSANQIDIVSTHATGTSSGDSQECAALRRAFGGCDSVQFNNTKSFIGHCMGAAGALELAGNLVSFDDGVCHATINVEELDPECELPGLVANQPRELKKVEYILNNSFGMLGINSVVIIKRF; translated from the coding sequence ATGATTGCTTCGACGTCGACGGTTGACCTGCCTGAGGATCAACGCATCGTGATCACAGGCATCGGCTTGACCTCCCCCAACGGGAACGACCTGAAAACTTTTCGGGAGAACCTGCTGGAGGGGCGTAGTGGCGTGAGCCCTTATGAGATTCGTTATGTCGGCAAGACGCTGGCGGGCGTCTGCGATTTCGACACTCGACGATACCAGAGCCGCAAGGACTCCCGTCGAGGGACGCGTGCCGGCTCCGTGGGTATTTACAGCACGCGTGAAGCGATTGCTGACAGCGGTCTCGACTGGGAAAACGTCGATAAGGCAGGCGTAGGCATCTACGTCGGTGTGACCGAGCACGGTAGCGTGGAAACGGAAAACGAGATTTTCGAACTCAAGGGATACGATTACGATACGGCCTTTTGGTCGCATCACCATAATCCACGGACGGTTGCCAACAATCCGGCCGGGGAAGTGGCGTTAAACACAGGTGTAAACGGCCCGCACTACACGATCGGAGCGGCATGTGCGGCGGGCAACGCAGGACTAATTCAAGGTGCGCAAATGTTACGGCTTGGCGAATGCGATGTCGCTTTGGCCGGAGGCGTTTCCGAAAGCATTCACACCTTCGGGATCTTTGCCAGCTTCAAGAGTCAAGGCGCGTTGGCAGAGCACGACGATCCCACGAAAGCTTCCCGCCCCTTTGACACCAATCGCACGGGCATCGTGGTCGCGGAAGGCGGCTGCATGTATGTCTTGGAGCGTTTGAGTGATGCGAAGCGAAGGCGAGCAAAAATCTATGGTGAATTGGCGGGCTACGCAATCAACACAGACGCGACCGATTTCGTGCTGCCGAACAGTGACCGCCAAGCGGAGTGTGTGGAGTTGGCCTTGAAGCGAGCGGGCTTGTCGGCAAATCAGATCGACATCGTCAGCACGCACGCAACAGGTACTTCCAGCGGCGATTCCCAAGAGTGCGCAGCCTTGCGACGTGCCTTCGGAGGCTGCGATTCAGTTCAATTCAATAATACAAAAAGTTTCATCGGCCACTGCATGGGCGCCGCGGGCGCCTTAGAACTGGCGGGTAATTTAGTGTCGTTTGACGACGGAGTCTGTCACGCAACGATCAATGTCGAAGAACTTGATCCAGAATGCGAGCTGCCCGGTTTGGTTGCAAATCAACCGCGCGAATTGAAAAAGGTCGAATATATCCTCAACAATTCGTTTGGCATGCTGGGCATCAATTCGGTTGTCATCATCAAAAGGTTTTAA
- a CDS encoding GNAT family N-acetyltransferase gives MKWPKSEPDNRSPVVRLLKKVHTTAASSEKLAKPLEPLQLVRRPIEPDLPAWLQLQNRAFERAASRGWQLADFRRELQTRPWFANSCSFFATDGPTLVGAITLELPRIDTHAGRLHWLAVAPTHQRRGIGRLLVLACERECGQRAVGQMEIETLRAWRAAMGFYAAMGFAPTSDGD, from the coding sequence ATGAAATGGCCCAAATCCGAACCAGACAACCGCTCGCCGGTCGTCCGGCTGTTGAAAAAAGTCCACACGACCGCCGCATCAAGCGAAAAGTTGGCCAAGCCGCTGGAACCGCTGCAACTCGTGCGAAGGCCGATCGAACCGGACTTGCCGGCCTGGCTCCAACTCCAAAATCGGGCATTTGAGCGGGCAGCAAGCCGGGGTTGGCAGCTGGCTGATTTTCGTCGCGAGCTACAAACGCGCCCCTGGTTCGCCAATTCCTGCTCGTTTTTTGCCACTGACGGCCCGACGCTTGTCGGGGCGATCACGCTGGAGTTGCCGCGGATTGACACCCATGCTGGCCGACTTCACTGGCTGGCGGTCGCCCCGACGCACCAACGACGCGGCATCGGGCGGTTGCTTGTGCTGGCCTGCGAGCGAGAATGCGGACAACGGGCGGTTGGCCAAATGGAGATTGAAACGTTACGTGCTTGGCGAGCGGCGATGGGCTTCTACGCTGCCATGGGCTTTGCCCCGACGTCAGACGGCGATTGA
- a CDS encoding NAD-dependent epimerase/dehydratase family protein: MRALVTGAGGFLGRYIAEQLQQRGDQVRVLARGNYPELAAAGMDCISADIRDPDAVEQACEGIDAVFHTAAIAGIWGKWNDYYEINTLGTQHVIAACHSQNVPKLIYTSSPSVTFDGSDQINQDETAAYPDSWLCHYPHAKALAEKAVLAACSDQLYSCALRPHLIWGPRDSHLVPRLIERAKSGKLRQVGDGQNLIDMVYVENAAEAHLQACDALGKGSPVNGRAYFISQGEPVNCWDWINDLLKLAGQSHIKRKISFTTAWQLGTILEAIHRGLRLEQEPRMTRFLASQLACSHHFNIQRARDDFGYSPRISTAEGMRRLANSWVNG, translated from the coding sequence ATGCGGGCGTTAGTCACCGGTGCCGGGGGATTCTTGGGCCGCTACATCGCGGAGCAATTACAGCAGCGGGGCGACCAAGTCCGTGTGCTCGCTCGAGGGAACTACCCCGAACTGGCCGCCGCCGGCATGGATTGCATCTCGGCGGACATTCGAGATCCGGATGCGGTCGAGCAAGCGTGCGAGGGCATCGACGCCGTTTTTCATACGGCGGCCATCGCAGGAATCTGGGGCAAGTGGAACGACTATTATGAAATTAACACGCTGGGCACCCAACATGTGATCGCCGCTTGTCATTCCCAAAACGTTCCAAAGTTAATCTACACCAGTAGTCCGAGCGTCACTTTTGACGGCAGCGACCAAATCAACCAGGATGAGACGGCCGCCTATCCCGATAGCTGGCTCTGCCATTATCCACACGCCAAAGCGTTGGCAGAAAAAGCCGTCTTGGCTGCCTGTAGCGATCAACTCTACAGCTGTGCTTTGCGTCCACACCTCATTTGGGGGCCACGTGACAGCCACTTAGTGCCGCGACTGATCGAGCGGGCGAAATCGGGAAAACTTCGACAGGTCGGCGATGGCCAAAATTTAATTGACATGGTCTACGTCGAAAATGCGGCCGAGGCCCACCTCCAGGCTTGCGATGCGCTGGGCAAAGGCTCGCCGGTGAACGGACGCGCCTACTTCATCAGCCAGGGAGAGCCTGTCAATTGCTGGGACTGGATCAACGATCTCCTCAAGCTCGCGGGACAATCGCACATCAAGCGAAAGATTTCATTCACCACCGCTTGGCAACTGGGGACGATATTGGAAGCAATCCACCGAGGGCTGCGGCTCGAGCAGGAACCCCGCATGACCCGCTTCCTGGCATCCCAGTTAGCGTGTTCCCACCACTTTAACATTCAGCGCGCGCGCGACGACTTTGGATATTCGCCCCGTATTTCAACCGCGGAGGGAATGCGGCGTCTTGCCAACTCGTGGGTGAATGGGTAG
- a CDS encoding BMC domain-containing protein, which yields MQNAIGLIETKGLVGLVEATDAMAKAANVQIVKRVSIGGGLVTTVVSGDVGSVRAAVEAGAQAASQVGELAGSHVLPRPAEGLMEAYLG from the coding sequence ATGCAAAATGCAATTGGATTAATTGAGACAAAAGGTTTGGTCGGTCTGGTTGAGGCTACTGATGCGATGGCCAAGGCAGCCAACGTGCAGATTGTCAAACGCGTATCGATTGGCGGTGGTCTGGTAACGACGGTCGTCAGTGGTGATGTGGGCAGTGTTCGTGCTGCAGTGGAAGCCGGTGCTCAGGCGGCCTCGCAAGTGGGTGAGCTGGCGGGCAGCCACGTACTTCCTCGTCCTGCGGAAGGCCTGATGGAAGCGTACCTGGGTTAG
- a CDS encoding acyl carrier protein: MTPNEIRGVILDILENIAPDEDLSDLKDDVAFRDQLELDSMDFLDIVMELRKRYRIQIPEEDYPELASMQSTCTYLEPLMKDVAV, encoded by the coding sequence ATGACACCCAACGAAATCCGCGGCGTGATCCTCGACATCCTCGAGAATATCGCACCGGATGAAGACTTAAGTGATTTGAAAGACGATGTTGCCTTTCGCGATCAGCTGGAATTAGACAGCATGGACTTCCTCGATATCGTGATGGAATTGCGCAAGCGTTATCGGATTCAGATTCCGGAAGAGGACTATCCGGAACTGGCCAGCATGCAGAGCACTTGCACTTACTTGGAACCATTAATGAAGGATGTCGCCGTCTAG
- a CDS encoding NAD(P)/FAD-dependent oxidoreductase, which produces MYDTIIIGAGMSGLAAGIRLAYFDQKVLILERHYTIGGLNSFYRLRGRDYDVGLHAITNFTPKGTKKGPFARLLRQLRFRWEDFALSPQIGSTIAFPDAKLDFGNDLELLKSEISSRFPDQIDGFERVVGRIVDYDDLSANEYELSAREILAEEISEPLLIEMLLCPLMWYGNARENDMDFGQFCIMFRSIFMEGFARPLAGVRLILKNLVKRYRELGGELRLRAGVDHIHIEDGRTTGVVLDDGTEIEGKRILSSAGWVETMRMCDDVDRVSTADAGQLSFVESISVLDRKPVEVGYNRTIVFYNDSEKFHWQKPIDELCDVRTGVICSPNNFLYDSDDEEKRLPDGVIRITTIANFDRWAALSEEQYRLEKLRWYDRAIASAVRFVPDFRGHVIDTDTFTPATIRRFTWHDNGAVYGAPTKQLDGTTDIENLYVCGTDQGFVGIIGSIISGISIANQHCLRS; this is translated from the coding sequence ATGTACGATACGATCATCATCGGTGCAGGAATGTCCGGTCTCGCGGCCGGCATTCGCCTTGCCTACTTCGACCAGAAGGTTTTGATTCTGGAACGCCATTACACGATTGGCGGACTGAATTCCTTCTATCGATTGCGCGGCCGTGACTACGACGTCGGCTTGCACGCGATTACCAACTTCACGCCGAAAGGAACCAAGAAGGGTCCTTTTGCGCGACTATTAAGGCAGTTGCGATTTCGCTGGGAAGATTTTGCGTTGTCTCCACAGATTGGTTCAACGATCGCATTTCCGGACGCGAAACTCGACTTCGGCAACGACCTCGAGTTACTTAAATCGGAGATTTCGTCGCGATTCCCTGATCAAATCGATGGTTTTGAGCGAGTTGTGGGCAGAATTGTCGACTACGACGATCTCTCAGCCAACGAATACGAGTTATCGGCAAGAGAGATCTTGGCGGAAGAGATCAGCGAACCTCTACTCATCGAAATGCTGCTCTGCCCGCTGATGTGGTACGGCAATGCGCGTGAAAACGACATGGACTTCGGGCAATTTTGCATTATGTTCCGTAGCATTTTCATGGAAGGTTTTGCGAGGCCACTGGCAGGCGTCCGTCTGATTCTCAAAAACTTGGTCAAACGCTACCGCGAACTGGGGGGCGAACTCCGGTTACGCGCCGGCGTGGACCACATTCACATCGAGGACGGTCGAACCACCGGCGTGGTGCTCGATGATGGCACCGAAATCGAGGGAAAACGAATCCTCTCATCAGCCGGCTGGGTCGAGACGATGCGCATGTGCGACGATGTCGACCGCGTAAGCACAGCGGACGCCGGCCAACTTTCTTTTGTCGAATCCATTTCGGTCCTGGACAGGAAGCCCGTCGAAGTGGGATATAACCGCACCATCGTGTTTTACAACGACTCAGAAAAGTTCCATTGGCAGAAACCGATTGACGAACTGTGCGACGTCCGCACGGGGGTCATCTGCTCCCCCAACAATTTCCTTTACGACTCCGACGATGAAGAAAAACGTTTGCCGGACGGAGTCATCCGCATCACGACGATCGCGAATTTCGATCGATGGGCAGCCTTGTCAGAGGAACAATACCGGCTAGAAAAGCTCAGGTGGTACGACCGGGCGATCGCATCCGCTGTTCGCTTCGTGCCGGATTTTCGCGGGCACGTCATTGACACCGACACTTTTACGCCCGCCACGATCCGCCGTTTCACTTGGCACGACAACGGCGCCGTTTACGGCGCTCCTACCAAGCAGCTAGACGGCACAACTGACATCGAAAACTTGTATGTGTGCGGGACAGATCAGGGCTTTGTCGGTATCATAGGGTCGATCATCAGTGGAATCTCAATCGCGAATCAGCACTGCTTGCGAAGTTAA
- a CDS encoding BMC domain-containing protein encodes MAKTLEALGMIETKGFVTLIEATDAMMKAANVNFVGWDKVGSGLVTAFVTGDVAAVKAATDAGANAAGRIGEVVSVQVIPRPHEDLNIVLPPPVKTGK; translated from the coding sequence ATGGCCAAAACACTTGAAGCCTTAGGCATGATCGAAACGAAGGGCTTCGTCACCTTGATCGAAGCCACTGACGCGATGATGAAAGCGGCGAATGTCAACTTTGTTGGCTGGGATAAGGTTGGCAGCGGGCTGGTAACCGCTTTTGTGACCGGCGATGTGGCAGCAGTGAAGGCAGCGACGGACGCGGGCGCCAATGCGGCTGGCCGCATTGGTGAAGTTGTCAGCGTCCAGGTCATTCCAAGGCCCCACGAAGATCTGAACATTGTTTTGCCGCCGCCGGTCAAGACGGGCAAGTAA
- a CDS encoding DeoR/GlpR family DNA-binding transcription regulator produces MLTEERRSRLLDLVRQRGFASLPELTSEMQVSSSTIRRDLDYLEETGSAKRTHGGVFYTGPTPKLPHFDQRQQMEWDRKKQIAQRAAELVEDGDTILLDGGSTTYEFAQRLIGRNLQIVTNSLPVATLFSSGGANDLILIGGYVHQRTGVCLGPYANRMVKELSVRRAFLSVAGINERGCFNSNLLLVETEQAMMSVADEVIVLADSTKFGHQSLALMCQLSDIDTLIADADLVQDWRSRICAAGVNLSVAGTTDNG; encoded by the coding sequence ATGCTGACGGAAGAGCGTCGAAGCCGGCTTCTTGATTTGGTGCGGCAGCGTGGATTTGCCTCACTGCCCGAGTTGACCAGTGAAATGCAGGTCTCGTCCTCCACGATTCGACGAGATTTGGACTATTTGGAGGAAACCGGTTCGGCCAAGCGGACGCACGGCGGCGTGTTTTATACGGGGCCGACCCCCAAGTTGCCGCACTTTGATCAGCGGCAGCAGATGGAATGGGATCGCAAGAAGCAGATCGCTCAGCGGGCGGCCGAGTTGGTCGAAGACGGGGACACCATACTCCTTGATGGTGGCAGTACGACCTACGAGTTTGCCCAACGATTGATTGGCCGCAATTTGCAAATTGTGACCAATTCGTTGCCGGTTGCCACTTTGTTCAGTTCGGGGGGCGCCAACGATTTGATTTTGATCGGTGGCTACGTGCATCAGCGGACGGGTGTTTGTTTGGGCCCCTATGCGAATCGGATGGTGAAGGAATTAAGTGTTCGTCGAGCGTTTCTCAGTGTGGCGGGAATCAACGAGCGAGGTTGCTTCAATAGCAACTTGTTATTGGTCGAGACTGAGCAGGCGATGATGAGTGTTGCAGATGAAGTGATTGTGTTGGCGGACAGTACAAAATTTGGACATCAGAGCTTGGCGTTGATGTGTCAGCTTTCAGATATCGACACGCTGATTGCAGATGCGGATCTCGTTCAAGATTGGCGTAGCAGAATTTGCGCCGCTGGTGTGAATCTGTCGGTCGCGGGTACGACGGACAACGGCTAG
- a CDS encoding phosphate propanoyltransferase: MSAANGTMDRDAIERIVRQIVFAGDTATSAPVAGPVADELVVSISARHCHLTDAHVEALFGPGATLTPSKSLYQDGFFAAEETVMLVGPRRRMLPNVRVLGPTRPDSQVELAFTDAISLGIAAPVRISGDVQGTPGCVLVGPQGVVELEQGVIRAARHVHMNFQHLAQYNVENGEAMKLRVESNGCSLVMEDVIVRAGENIKLEVHLDTDEGNACFLDSASKVELLKQEPCDCHKP; the protein is encoded by the coding sequence ATGTCAGCAGCGAATGGAACAATGGATCGAGATGCGATTGAACGCATTGTACGGCAGATCGTATTCGCCGGTGACACGGCCACATCGGCCCCTGTTGCTGGCCCTGTTGCCGACGAATTGGTAGTCAGTATTTCTGCGCGGCACTGCCACCTCACCGATGCACATGTCGAAGCTCTTTTTGGTCCGGGTGCGACATTGACGCCGAGTAAGTCTTTATATCAAGACGGGTTTTTTGCAGCCGAAGAGACGGTCATGTTGGTCGGTCCTCGACGTCGCATGCTGCCAAATGTGCGCGTGCTTGGACCAACCCGTCCCGACAGTCAAGTGGAGCTGGCGTTTACCGATGCCATTTCACTTGGGATTGCTGCACCCGTTCGTATCAGTGGTGACGTGCAGGGGACGCCCGGTTGTGTGCTGGTCGGTCCGCAGGGCGTGGTGGAATTGGAGCAAGGCGTAATTCGAGCTGCTCGGCACGTTCATATGAATTTTCAGCATCTCGCTCAATACAACGTTGAAAACGGCGAGGCGATGAAACTGCGAGTTGAGTCCAATGGATGCTCGCTAGTGATGGAAGATGTGATTGTTCGTGCCGGAGAGAATATCAAGCTGGAGGTGCACCTTGATACGGATGAGGGGAATGCTTGCTTCCTCGATTCGGCCAGCAAAGTTGAGTTACTCAAGCAGGAACCGTGTGATTGTCATAAACCTTGA